A window of Chaetodon trifascialis isolate fChaTrf1 chromosome 3, fChaTrf1.hap1, whole genome shotgun sequence genomic DNA:
ATTGTTCCTCACACTTGAATTTTTATAAAGTTTTCACagagaaatagaaaaaacaacaaatatacaaacaaatacgtacaaaaagataaaaataacattaacattcTAAAAGTTGTCCGGAAGTActtcaatatttatttatatctaTTTTGATTGAGCATTACTCCAGTCAGTGTCAAGGCTCATATATATGTTCAATTTTTCCCAGTTCTTTTCAAATGCATTCTCTTGGActctcaaaacaaacaaacaaacaaacaaaaaaatctgtcaaCCTTTCCATAACAAAAATGTTTTGGTAAATTTGCAACCACCGTTCCTGTTTAGGAGTGCGTACTGTGCTTCACACTGCTTTTAATTaactttctctgtgtttttatgttccttttttttttttttttttttaaatatgatcattaaatattaaatgttaaatctcAAAAATGCTGATAGTCACACATTAAGaatttcttttctcatttaacacacatgaattattttctcacatttatcAAACGTTTAAGGTTCACAGTGAATTAAGTTGGATTTTTCCCAGCACTGAAGCTTTTTCAAAAATTCATTTCTTCCCAAAATATCTGAAAGATTCTTCCACattaaaaaatagaaaactaCCAGGAAACTTAACTCTTCAGCTGAAACCATTTCTCTCACCCACAGGTTGTGTCATATTTGTACTGTGTAACAGCCCATGTTATAACAGCCCCAAGTTATTCCACTGAAGTCATTACTGAGTACAGTCACTGTAAACAAATGCAACGTGATTGATGCCAGTCAGGATGTCACAGTTCAGTGTGTTGACTGCTTTTTAGTGCTGCAATTACACACTCCTTTCACATGCTGCGTTCAGCTGCACCAAGTGGTCCAAAGAGGAATTTATAGTAAATATTTATTATTGCATTACACAGTATTATAGTATTAGACTGTATACTGCGACTGTATTAAAATATCTTACAAAGCAGAAACGCTCTAAATCATTGGAAACAGTGTCAGTTGTATGttgtttttaactttaatgAATTTAAAAGAGGTTTGTAGCAAGGCTTTAATTTTTCTATGTTCTTTTGAATTTATCTCCAGCATGTAGATTAGTTATAACATATCCAAAAACAGCGAATCACCTTATTACCTGCGTTCCCTCGTTCAGATATACAGGAAGTAGTTTTCTGTAGTAACCAGCATTGATGGATTTATGGTTCAGTGGCACTGACACGGTGCTCTTATAAAACCGTTATGACATATGAATcatcattaaaacaaagcattCCCAGTACATTTACAAGTATTGCTTTTGTATGCACAGCCAAAACTTGCTTGGTTTATGTACCCtggaaaaagactgaacagcCTCTTGTCTCGAGTTTAATATCAGCGGTCACACCAGTCGCACTGCTGTCAATCTTTTATAGGCAGTTTAACGagggaaatgaaaacatgaattcacGGTGAAAGGTTGGAGACGGTGCGGAGGAATAATGAGAAGCGTTCTGAATTTGTGGttattttattgaaaacagtgacagtggattaTTTGAGCTGAAACCTTGTTCCCTGAATTAGTTCTACCAAATAGCCTCTTAACTATACTATGTTAAGAtgaaatacagttaaatattCAGACATTACAACACAAAACTGATGCAAACACAACAGGGAAGGATTTACTGAAAAGCTTTCGTGACCCACAGAAACCATCCCGAGATTCACCCCCTTTAACTTGGTGGCAGGAAACAGCTGGAAGTCTCCAATTCAGCCCCCCTCCCCACATATAAACAGTAAAAACTGGCCATAAATCTGGTTTCATAATGAGCAAGTCCTACACAGTCAGGATTCACTGATATAGAATATTTTTTGGGTCCATGtggaacatttcttttttaatatttaaaaggACAGAAAGTCGAGAAGaaggttaatttcttttcttttttttaaaatttcaaacaaaagcTCATTCCTCAGGATGGTGATCCCACTCCTCTGTATTCCATAAATACATTCAGCACTCAGTTgatgcagttaaaaaaaaaagtctattgCATAAGGACATGATTAATCTTGCCTAAACACTGTCACTACATTAACAGACTATCACATGTGCACTTAAATTAAACATATATCCATCACAGTTTTCACCACGCCGCCGTCTCATTCGACATCTTCATGGACCTTCGTCTTCCTGCTTCACGCGGACAAAACATAATTTAAACAGAGTAAAAGACAGATCTGTGAATAAACACATAAGGTTAAGGTACAGTCATGATTATGTTAGCTAAAAACACAGGGCCTCACTGGATTAGTGTGAAAACTTTGTGACAAGGCTCATGAAAAGCTAATGACTCGTAACTCTCTTGGTCAGCTAGCCCTTCACTCGCCTTGTGGGTCAGGCGTCTAAAAGCTCGCCTAAAGTGTCGTCGCAGTTTGTGACAGGAGGATAATCTCTCTTCACACAAAACCTCAAGATAGACAGGAGTAAAACACATTTACCACAATGCCTTAATTGTACATCTGAATACGATGGGGATAAAATATGGGCTATAAACAAGATTCTTACAAGGGAAAATAAAGTGATACGGTTTTCAAATGATACCAAAGGACATTTTGGAAACACTTAAAACAGGCCAAAAGAGCATGTGAATGAGTTGGAGGTGACATGCTGTCTTGGAGGTCTAAAGCAGCAAACAAGTAAGAGACCAACAGTTATTCTAACAGAGATACAGTTTAAGTGTCCCTTTGTATGTGGagattctttctttttctttgttccaAGTGTGTGTGGCTCCCTATAGGTAGGGGTACTGCGTGAGGCGCCTGGGGCTTAGCTGGTAGGCACTGTAAGCCTCGGCCCGGGGCGTCACACTGACGTAAGGAGAACCAGTGGCAAACTGATGCTGGTAGGCTGCGGGGAGGCCGTGCAGCAGACTACTGACAGAATCCTTCCGACTGGCCGAGTCcctcctggaggaggaggaggatgaggtgtACGTTGCTGCATAGGCGGAGGGGGAGTGCCCGTGGCTGCCGTGGCCACGGCCCAGCAGCTGCTCCATGGCCTGAGAAGCTGAGGAGAGGGCAGTGGAGGCCGGGTAGGTGTACAGGCTGGGGCCGGGGGCTGAGGCAGAAGCCAGGGCGGACACTTCTGGGAAGCTGTAGTGAGAGGCTGAGACGGCTGGAGGGAACGTCTGCTGACGGCGCAAGGATGAGTCACTGTGGGAACGCTCCTGAGATGAAGAAACCACGGGctgaacctgcagagaaacaccatCAGAATACATGCAACAACATGaaggcagaaataaaataacttCTTCAGGATGTTGTTCAATTTCTTGATAAAAAGGTCAGATCCATGTTTGTGGGAACCTACAGCTGTGACAGATAAAGAAGCACTTCCACTTTAATTCCTTGACTTTTCCAGCACTTGGACAGTATGGTAGGTATTCTGTGTCAGTTTGCTCTCATCAGCTCTTCTGTGAAGCTGTATGATGTTTACGTTGAGCCAAATACTCAGTTTGCTATGGTGGCATCATTCCTTCACATGGAAATACTACAGCAGGGTTCATTCAGCTTTGTGAATTTCctttggggatgaataaagtatctatctctctatctatctTTAAAGAGTGAATTTTAGCCCTTTCAAGGTATCTAAACCAAACATTTACATACTCTCGAAGCTTTTATCATCACAGAAAAGGAAGGCGATGGTGACTGCGGCAGAAAtgtccatttgtttttctgtttcgcATCCTGTGAATCACCTGATGACCCCTTGGGTTGCTCTCAACCCCCCAGTTTGGTAACCACTCCACTCACTGTTCAAGGTTTGTTCAACAAAGAACACTTTAGATTCTTTGGACCGTTAGAACGTGTAAAACTGTACAATTTTCTGCCACAGTAAATATCTTTGATACTTAGTAAGTCTTTAACAACAGAATGTAAGAGGGTGGATAAAAAGTCCTGGTTTCAGTGTCCTTCAGGCACAAACATCATATGACTGACAGCTTGTCTACTGACAGGAATTCAGTCTTTAATTCTCTGTGATTACTCttggcagcagtgtttgtcaCTGTGATTAAGGTACTGAAACGTTTACACCCTTTCCCATGAAGCACTTACACCACTTTTTCTCCCTCCCGTGTCTTGTTTGTGGCATCTTTGTCAAAACGTCAAAACTGTTTAATGGAACCTCAAATTAACCCTCAGGACCCCGAGCAGTTCTgggtttgttttcacatttttactcaTTAGTATCAATAACTATGCTTAATATCTGCTATTAACCAAACCTGCTCCGACCAGAtcccaacaacagcaacaaaaaagaAGCCTCACCTGGCTGAGGTTTAATGGGTGTGACTGGCTCGGCACCAGTCCTTGACGCTCCATGCTCTCCCCTGAACTGCAGGGCTGTCGGTTGGATGATCTCTTAGGCTTCATGTAGTTCACTGTGAATGAAAGGTggataaattaataaatcatacTGCTTTGAAGGGACTTCACAGAATGTTTGACTATCAACCATCAACACTGAGCAGACTCATGGGTGGTCTGTGGTTTCATCAAGCTGCAGTAATGAAACACTAGCAATGCATCTacagcagacatgcagctgtGGGTAACTGTGCATGAGTCATCGTTGTCGTGTGCGATTTTAACAGGGTGCAGTCAGTGTGGGGCGCTAATGCAGCAAGAGAAAGAAACGTGGCTGTCTGTCCCAATGCTCAACACAAATCATCAGCGTGGAAGTACTTTAGCAGAGCAGATGTTGATGTTTCAGcaaaattattttctttgttatgCCATTTTAAAGAAACTGAACTTAAGGTTTATCCAAGAAAGCAGTCATGTTGTTGCTGCCGTCAAACAGTATCTCCAGCTCAGACAGGCTCGCTGGGGGTTTAGTCCAATCAGATTGCAGCTCACTTGTAAACAGCCTCTCAGAACCAATGGAGGACTCTGCTGTTTCAGCTACACATAGGCTGGTCCCATCTACATCAGTTAACCTTTTACTGGTTGTATGACACCTCTTTGATGAGATTTGATCAGTTAAGGTATGAAGAAATATATCCCACGATTAATGGACCAGTCAACTACTGTGAGTGGTTGATGACTACTGAAATGCACCACTGGTAAATGCCCGACTACtgatcagacacagacacctgtAGATGAGTGACTCTCACCAGTCTCCAAGCGTGCACGGGAAGCCGCTGCTCTCTCGCAGCCCTGGGTTTTGACTGAAGGTGCCACCACTGCCAGGGACTTGGCCTGGCGTGACGACATGGTGCTAGCTGGGTTCAGCGTGCGAGGCAGAGGAGTCAGGGGGCTGGCTGTGGAGGAGTCCGAGTCGTGGACcgtcacacagctgataacGTTAGTGCGCTGGCTCACACCAACACTGTATAAACAGAGGAACTGCGTTATTGCACAATAAAATGACAGAGGTATATCAAATCTAATGCTCTGGTCTTGTCAAACATCCCATGCAGATAATGCAGTATGTCATGGTAGTGTAGGACAGTGTCTGAGCTAAACACACTGGACTAGCACTGCTGCGTCTTATATGGAGTATCATGTCCTCACCTGGCGGGATGGAACTTGCGTTCATCCTCTGTGTCGGTGTCACTGTGAATAGTGATGATGCTGACTGCTGGGCTGGGTGTGTCGGAGATGATGATTGGCTGGGACAATGTGGTGTTGGAGCTGGGTGGGGTCACACCGCCGGTGCTGAGTAATGATGCAGTGGATATACCCctacacagagaaacaaaagcaaatgtcGAGCGCGGCCCTCCGAAGCAAATGTGATTTCAGCTGTGAcaacagaccaaaaccaaaCTTTAGAGAGGAACGTTCTGCAGTCCTGTGATGCTTGGAAAGTTCCATTTAAATCTACTTGACAGGAAGaactaaaaaaaactgcaataaaaatagaaatttggAACTGGAATAATTATCctctagaaaaaaaaatactctacAATCTACCGgataaaaaaatgtaagtgataaACAGTTGCTGGTTGTGCTTTTGGTGTGATATCAGTTCTTTTTAGCCATCTGTCATTTGGCGCCACAGCTAAAACCCTGATGGCAGCTCAAAAATCAGATCATAAATCAGAGCTAAAAACTGCAGGGGCTCCACcaacctgtttctgttttctccacGTCTGGCTttcaccttcttcctctccGGCTGCGTCCTGGCTTGGGTTGTGCTCCTATCAAGGTCAAAGATCAAACAAGATCGCCATGGATGTTAATACTaagtatgttttatttaacattgCTACATTCCTCATTAGCTCTGTTTGTCACGTGTACATTTGCTGTGCCGTTTGTACTCCTTCCTAATAAGTCAACATAATGGAAAGTTGATTGTGATGCTCATTTTTACTGCATTACTTTAACGCCATTTTTTGTTTGGGCTGAACTGTCATTTGCTGACCCACCTCCAGCTGTGTCCCTGCTGCGTGCAAGCATCAAGTGTTTCCAGTGGTGATTCAGCAACATTCGACTGGTGGGCAGAGCTGTGGATGGCCACACCTGGGACCTGCTGCCATGATGATGGTATGAGGATCTGTTGGGTGCCCGTGGGCCAGGcctgctgaaaaaaaacaaaaaagaaaaaaagaaaaaggcactCACACTTCAGTATGTGTAATATCAAGTTCAGACATCAGTGAATCAATACAAATTATTTGAGTGCTGGAATGGGCCAGACAAACTGAGCCATGCTGAGAAATAAGAAAAACCAACTGGCCAATCTCTTCTACAGGCAAAAGCACAAAGCCAGATAAGCGAGCAACCTTTCCCAAGCCATTCCCTTTTTATAGCATTGCCCTGCAACAAATGCACAAGATGATATCATGCAAAGCACAAACAGAGAAGCGCTGTAAACACTCAGATCAGATATAAAGATGTATACACAGAACCATGGTGCCTGTTAAAGAAGAAACactgaggaaagaaaatgagttTAGTTCACTGATGCCAAACAGTCTGTTGATAAGCTGTCTTGGGAAAAGGCATGCCACATGTTCTGGGGCTGAAACAAAAAGatgtgtgtcagagagtcagGCTGTTGAGGAGGGATTTTAGTGGGCTTTGTAGCTGCAATCTCCTTTGCTGAAACCAACGAAGGACAGGACAAGAGAAGCTGCAAGCAAAGCGCAGACCAACGCAGCAACACATGCGCTCCATGCCTTCAGCACACCTATGGGGAAAAACTGTGGCGGAGGGAACGAaagagtgtgaatggtgtggGGAGGGGGTGTCCTTTTGAGCGGAACGACACTGCAGATTTTGtcaaattgaattaaaaaaaaaaaaaatcaataaaaatgcttTGATTTCCCTACAAAAATAAGCATCGACCAACCATGATTCTGACGACCATGAGTGGTCTGCATGTGAAAAGGCAAAATGATGGAGTATGATCCATAAAATAAAGACTAGCCCCATTGAAGGTGTGGCACAGAGGGAGAGttgcaaacaaatgaaaggagaggaagagtggggCAGGAGAGAGGTGGCATTGTTAGTGGTAGAGGGagagtgcatgtgcatgtcGTTCTTCAGGGATGTCATCGTTGCTTTACCAGCACTGTGGCTGTGTGCTCCAGGAGGGTGGGCCGACCCACCCCGGCGCCCAGCCCGAGGGGCAGAGAATACTGGGGGGCTATGCCTGCTGAGGGTGGGTGCAGGGTGGCCACCATCAGGGGTGTGCAGGAACCCtggatgagggagggaggatagGGGAGGGCAGGGTTAGGGTACAAGTAACGTCCTTCAAGGCTGAATCTGATTCAGACAAAAGGGACAGAGCGGATAAAACCAGCTGCACGAGAGACACACACTGGTACCACTGGCCATCTGGACACCTGACTCCTGCAGTGTGCAGCAATTGTTCCTCATTTTGCCAAACAGCAATTAACTAGTTTGTTGAGCCAGATGAGTTTCCAATATTAAACATCTGGCCTCCATCCCAGAGAGAAGACTGGGAATAGAAGAGGCCTGGCCCTGAGCGGCAGTCCAAATCAGTCCTGGGAGCAAATCCAAGGAGAGACGCAAGGAgcaccacaaaaacaacagaaacagcatgGACTTTGTTATTTcaaaaatgtcagtgaatttaaaTAAGACAGCATCTCCACTGAAAGCAAAATCTCTTATTTATTGAAGAAAATGTCTCAACCTGGTCCCCACTAAACTCTGGCTTGCTCTGctggcagcaaacacagaggggGACTGAGAGGAGGACCACAGTAGGGAGACTTTTTGGATGCACTCAGTGTATCCAGGAATGAGCAAATCTGGGCACCACTGCTCTCAGCTGGCTGCTAACGACATGACATCACTCATGGATGCTGCTGGATTTTTTTGCCTGGAACCTTGAGTTTAGTTTTCTGAAAGACCGATGACAAAAACATTTGCTCATGTGCACTGTGTCATGGAAGTctgtgtggagctgctgaaAATGAAGTTGCATCAGTATTCACAAAAGGTGAGTACTTGACTCTAAGCCAATATAGTTGTATAAGTATATGCAAGTGTATAATGGTGTACAGGCTGACTACGCTGTGCATGTTCAACCCACTGAGTACCCAATCAGATGAGACTGCTGTCAGTCTGCTTTTCACTGTCAGCACGGGCTCCAGTCTGAAGGGTAGCTCCATACACTACAATGAACCAGACCATCACACGGACCAACTGTTAAAGGGTATTTTCCGTATCTTTAAATCTGGTCCCTACTGTTATGCATTCAGGGGCCTCATTGACTAGATTTTCACCTCTGCAATTGCTGCAACTTAATCCTTGAGGGCAATAGAAACCATCAAagtacgtccactaaaagtgcttGTTCTTCCTTTACTGTTATGGTCACATTTGTCTTAAAGGGTTACATTGCAGCCCATTTcgcagctgctggctgaggcgATCTACTGGACCAATTCAAAAACCTTTTGCACCTATAAGTCATTTAGACAccaaaatatgtaaaattaGGGCCAAGAGTTAAAAATACCAGAATTATGTAGTAAGTATGAGTTACACTCCATCTGTCACCCTCTCTTGGTCATACGTGGACGCTGTCCATCTTTGTCAAAGAAAGCATGCTAGAGACGGGGtcaccaaaccaaaaaaaaaaggcggaCAATTTCATATTATAAGACAATTTTGAAAAAGAGACTTCTCCTTGACACATTTTGACAATACATACACAGACCTAACAAAATCTTACCTGTGTGAGCATACTTGGCTGAATCTGCAGTGACTGAGCAGACTGGTTCTGAGGTACTATGGGTACAGAGCTCTCCATCCTCACAGGGAAACTGGAACTCTTACTGGATGGCTGTAGCCCTGGAAAACAATCCCACACAACATATCAGTGAGTAACACTGAGATCCTGATGAACGACGCAGCAGTTAAACCCTCATGATCAGATATTCATTTTGAATATGCCCAGCTCCAGAAACAGCATATCATCTGATGCATCTTATTCACATGTGATCTCTATCTGTGCAGGCATGCCTTCTTCTGAAGTGATTACCAATAATCAACACATTGGTGGACACAGCTAGACACCGCAGTGGAGGACACACTGAGGACACCCTCACTGATAATCACAGTGAGGTTTCTTGGTGTTTGATAAGCTTTCCATACCAACGTAACCCCCttgggttgtttttttcagcctgGATGCAACTTCATCCTTTACCTTGAATAGTGGAGGGTGGGCACACGATGAGAGTCTGCTGGAAGGGTTCTGTCTGGCTACACAACCCAGCAGGACGCGTTGGAATCGGGACACTCTGTTGAGCCAGCCCAGGAATGTTGATGGTGGCCTGCTGGTACAGAGCTGGCTGGTAGTTCAGCAAAGGCACCGCTCCCCCCGCAGAAGGCACCTTTCACAGAACACCACTGATGAATACTGGAGGACTTACGTGTCCCTAAACATGTGAAAGAACTAATGGTGAAGCTACGCGTCATACCTGGTTATGCTGGTTGAGTTGGCTACTGAAGGTAACGGTGAGGTTGCCTGCTGCAGCGCTGGGGACTGCATTGGTGGAGTACAGGGATTTGCCACTATCATAGGAGCTCCGGCGTTTACAGATCTCCATGTTCTGGAAGCAGGACTTGACACTGCAGAGGGGTGGAGCGTTTCAGAGATTACATCTGAATCAAGTCTCACCCAAACTAACAGACATGCGTGTCATTACATCACACACTTACTGGGAGCTGTGGGGATAGTCCATGAGGTGGCTCATTGTGACAAACGGGTGACCCAGGGTTTTTGTAGGTGTGATCCTTTTGTCGGCATCCAGACGGAGCATCCGCTTCAAGAGGTCTATAAACTCTCTTCTATCAGCTTTCTCAGCCAACATGTCCGTCCCCTCCAAGTGAGAAGACAAGTTGACCTGGAATACACACAATTACACCCAAATAAATATAACCAAAAAGAGGTACACTGCAGGAAATGTGGTCTTTCTTGTATGTGGAGTGTTTGAGTAAAAACACTGTGTGAAGCACAAAAACGTCAGCATGAAACTAGATGTTATAAGAGAAATTGCCATGTACCTGCATCATGTCATCCAGACAGTTGAAGATATACTTCCTGGCCTCCTTGGACTTGATGCCCATCTCCATTTCATGCTCTGCTGGGGTCTGGAAAATGGAAATCATTTTTGTTCATCATTATGCGCTAAAAACATTTCTTACAGGCGTTAAGTGATACAATTCAAATCGGAAAGAAAGAGCATAAAGACTTCTTTAGAATTTGACCACATTTAGAACAACCTTTTATGGCCTACTTAATAAGAAGGTTCTCAGTAGGATTAGTCTCGGGTTATATTAACCTTAAGCCTCCAGAGGGGGTAGCTAGAGTCTGGGCCTCGATTGAAGAAGCGAATGGTCTTAGTGCCGGCGCTCAGTAAGTACTCTGCAGGCAGACCTTGAGTCTGAGAAATGTAACGGATCTGGAAACAAGAAAATACAtaaagaaagttaaaaaaaataatcacagTTGGACAAAACGGTCAATGTCATGGATATGTCTAAAATTAACTGGTTACCTACAATATCCTTACAGTTTATAGTTatgtttctgcagcactttgCTATCTCTCAGCAGCACTCAGTTTGAATTTCTACAGAGCGTCTACAATACATGCTTCCATGACCTGCTAACAACTTCCAGACACTGCTCTATCTCTCTGCTTAGCCTTTCCCAagcatttgaacattttttcccATTCCCAGAGATAAGGCACAACACGCTAAGGTTTATACTGACCTGGTCGTACTCCGAGGCTCCAGGGTAGAGGGGCCAACCCAGAAACAGCTCAGCAATCACGCAGCCTAAAGACCACATGTCAATGGCCTCACAGAACGGCAGACCCAAAATGATCTCTGGAGccctgagacagcagagacacgtACACTGAACACTTGTCCTCAGAAGATTACAAGGAAGGCTGTATTTAGactgaacaaaacacagctggattTCTTGCCACGTACCTGTAGTAGCGAGACTGTAGGTAGGTTGAGCAGACAGCTTTGGACACATGACTGGCTGAGCCAAAATCGATGACCTTCACCCTGTAGGGCTGCCTCAGGGGATCAACCAGCATGATGTTCTCAGGCTTCAGGTCTGCATGAATCAGACCCAGGCTTTTCAGTTTCATCAGTGCTGTAGCCACCTaaagatacaaacacacaaattattAGCCATAACAAATTCAAAGCAACACTATCATTTTAGTTCAAGGTTTTATGAATGTCTGCCAAAGCATCTGCCAACCTGCTGTAGGATGGGTCTGATGTGCCGCAGGGGGAGTGGGCTGAACTTGCTGTGCTTGAGGAAGTCGTACAGGTTCTGCTCCAGCATCTCAAACACCAGGCAGGTGTGACCCTTGTGTTGGAAGCATTCGTATGAACGCACAAAGTTGTACTCATCTGCGTTCTCTGCACTCAGCCGGTTAAGGATGCCCACCTGTGAAAGAGCAACAGATAAATTCCACGTGAAGTGCGCATTAATGC
This region includes:
- the LOC139328663 gene encoding homeodomain-interacting protein kinase 1-like isoform X1, which encodes MSSQLQVFSPPSISSSAFCRVKKLKVESNVWDVSTTEAYSSIAGQSAYTFAPAMAVPPFAPSLVFPPAAPGSRGQVVVRAADSTGSLPRGSSRRVTEQAASSSYAHAEMSSETRGHRHGQKRKIEEANEGSGSGCGSVQILEELSAPAATYSTRTGGGGGGTGQSIPHSAPTTKSSSSNGEGDYQLVQHEILCSVSCSYEVLEFLGRGTFGQVAKCWKRGTNEIVAIKILKNHPSYARQGQIEVGILNRLSAENADEYNFVRSYECFQHKGHTCLVFEMLEQNLYDFLKHSKFSPLPLRHIRPILQQVATALMKLKSLGLIHADLKPENIMLVDPLRQPYRVKVIDFGSASHVSKAVCSTYLQSRYYRAPEIILGLPFCEAIDMWSLGCVIAELFLGWPLYPGASEYDQIRYISQTQGLPAEYLLSAGTKTIRFFNRGPDSSYPLWRLKTPAEHEMEMGIKSKEARKYIFNCLDDMMQVNLSSHLEGTDMLAEKADRREFIDLLKRMLRLDADKRITPTKTLGHPFVTMSHLMDYPHSSHVKSCFQNMEICKRRSSYDSGKSLYSTNAVPSAAAGNLTVTFSSQLNQHNQVPSAGGAVPLLNYQPALYQQATINIPGLAQQSVPIPTRPAGLCSQTEPFQQTLIVCPPSTIQGLQPSSKSSSFPVRMESSVPIVPQNQSAQSLQIQPSMLTQGSCTPLMVATLHPPSAGIAPQYSLPLGLGAGVGRPTLLEHTATVLQAWPTGTQQILIPSSWQQVPGVAIHSSAHQSNVAESPLETLDACTQQGHSWRSTTQARTQPERKKVKARRGENRNRGISTASLLSTGGVTPPSSNTTLSQPIIISDTPSPAVSIITIHSDTDTEDERKFHPASVGVSQRTNVISCVTVHDSDSSTASPLTPLPRTLNPASTMSSRQAKSLAVVAPSVKTQGCERAAASRARLETVNYMKPKRSSNRQPCSSGESMERQGLVPSQSHPLNLSQVQPVVSSSQERSHSDSSLRRQQTFPPAVSASHYSFPEVSALASASAPGPSLYTYPASTALSSASQAMEQLLGRGHGSHGHSPSAYAATYTSSSSSSRRDSASRKDSVSSLLHGLPAAYQHQFATGSPYVSVTPRAEAYSAYQLSPRRLTQYPYL
- the LOC139328663 gene encoding homeodomain-interacting protein kinase 1-like isoform X3 — encoded protein: MSSQLQVFSPPSISSSAFCRVKKLKVESNVWDVSTTEAYSSIAGQSAYTFAPAMAVPPFAPSLVFPPAAPGSRGQVVVRAADSTGSLPRGSSRRVTEQAASSSYAHAEMSSETRGHRHGQKRKIEEANEGSGSGCGSVQILEELSAPAATYSTRTGGGGGGTGQSIPHSAPTTKSSSSNGEGDYQLVQHEILCSVSCSYEVLEFLGRGTFGQVAKCWKRGTNEIVAIKILKNHPSYARQGQIEVGILNRLSAENADEYNFVRSYECFQHKGHTCLVFEMLEQNLYDFLKHSKFSPLPLRHIRPILQQVATALMKLKSLGLIHADLKPENIMLVDPLRQPYRVKVIDFGSASHVSKAVCSTYLQSRYYRAPEIILGLPFCEAIDMWSLGCVIAELFLGWPLYPGASEYDQIRYISQTQGLPAEYLLSAGTKTIRFFNRGPDSSYPLWRLKTPAEHEMEMGIKSKEARKYIFNCLDDMMQVNLSSHLEGTDMLAEKADRREFIDLLKRMLRLDADKRITPTKTLGHPFVTMSHLMDYPHSSHVKSCFQNMEICKRRSSYDSGKSLYSTNAVPSAAAGNLTVTFSSQLNQHNQVPSAGGAVPLLNYQPALYQQATINIPGLAQQSVPIPTRPAGLCSQTEPFQQTLIVCPPSTIQGLQPSSKSSSFPVRMESSVPIVPQNQSAQSLQIQPSMLTQQAWPTGTQQILIPSSWQQVPGVAIHSSAHQSNVAESPLETLDACTQQGHSWRSTTQARTQPERKKVKARRGENRNRGISTASLLSTGGVTPPSSNTTLSQPIIISDTPSPAVSIITIHSDTDTEDERKFHPASVGVSQRTNVISCVTVHDSDSSTASPLTPLPRTLNPASTMSSRQAKSLAVVAPSVKTQGCERAAASRARLETVNYMKPKRSSNRQPCSSGESMERQGLVPSQSHPLNLSQVQPVVSSSQERSHSDSSLRRQQTFPPAVSASHYSFPEVSALASASAPGPSLYTYPASTALSSASQAMEQLLGRGHGSHGHSPSAYAATYTSSSSSSRRDSASRKDSVSSLLHGLPAAYQHQFATGSPYVSVTPRAEAYSAYQLSPRRLTQYPYL
- the LOC139328663 gene encoding homeodomain-interacting protein kinase 1-like isoform X2, whose translation is MSSQLQVFSPPSISSSAFCRVKKLKVESNVWDVSTTEAYSSIAGQSAYTFAPAMAVPPFAPSLVFPPAAPGSRGQVVVRAADSTGSLPRGSSRRVTEQAASSSYAHAEMSSETRGHRHGQKRKIEEANEGSGSGCGSVQILEELSAPAATYSTRTGGGGGGTGQSIPHSAPTTKSSSSNGEGDYQLVQHEILCSVSCSYEVLEFLGRGTFGQVAKCWKRGTNEIVAIKILKNHPSYARQGQIEVGILNRLSAENADEYNFVRSYECFQHKGHTCLVFEMLEQNLYDFLKHSKFSPLPLRHIRPILQQVATALMKLKSLGLIHADLKPENIMLVDPLRQPYRVKVIDFGSASHVSKAVCSTYLQSRYYRAPEIILGLPFCEAIDMWSLGCVIAELFLGWPLYPGASEYDQIRYISQTQGLPAEYLLSAGTKTIRFFNRGPDSSYPLWRLKTPAEHEMEMGIKSKEARKYIFNCLDDMMQVNLSSHLEGTDMLAEKADRREFIDLLKRMLRLDADKRITPTKTLGHPFVTMSHLMDYPHSSHVKSCFQNMEICKRRSSYDSGKSLYSTNAVPSAAAGNLTVTFSSQLNQHNQVPSAGGAVPLLNYQPALYQQATINIPGLAQQSVPIPTRPAGLCSQTEPFQQTLIVCPPSTIQGLQPSSKSSSFPVRMESSVPIVPQNQSAQSLQIQPSMLTQGSCTPLMVATLHPPSAGIAPQYSLPLGLGAGVGRPTLLEHTATVLAWPTGTQQILIPSSWQQVPGVAIHSSAHQSNVAESPLETLDACTQQGHSWRSTTQARTQPERKKVKARRGENRNRGISTASLLSTGGVTPPSSNTTLSQPIIISDTPSPAVSIITIHSDTDTEDERKFHPASVGVSQRTNVISCVTVHDSDSSTASPLTPLPRTLNPASTMSSRQAKSLAVVAPSVKTQGCERAAASRARLETVNYMKPKRSSNRQPCSSGESMERQGLVPSQSHPLNLSQVQPVVSSSQERSHSDSSLRRQQTFPPAVSASHYSFPEVSALASASAPGPSLYTYPASTALSSASQAMEQLLGRGHGSHGHSPSAYAATYTSSSSSSRRDSASRKDSVSSLLHGLPAAYQHQFATGSPYVSVTPRAEAYSAYQLSPRRLTQYPYL